The following are from one region of the Macrobrachium nipponense isolate FS-2020 chromosome 21, ASM1510439v2, whole genome shotgun sequence genome:
- the LOC135197698 gene encoding tRNA N(3)-methylcytidine methyltransferase Mettl2-like isoform X1, whose translation MFLNIMHDQPVRLLCGCCMLGAGSRLLSRLKRVTTTVGVDNIFPRARLYCEDTQSRRKPQGGGRMLRNWNDVFKYNSWDNVVWDDAQEAAAKSKVEENSEVMMTPEEIKKLDQEAAAHWDAFYDIHQNRFFKDRNWLFTEFPELAQTYCVPSNSSEVSSISESQCEEKLSEVKNTINDTKAERTSVSEEDVKPSGSVAVDGEVINQSLVNDSDESFPGERAKLRILEVGCGVGNTIFPILKTNNSKEIFVYGCDFSSQAVDIVKASEDYEKDRCFAFVCDIAGDEWNAPFPEGSLDLIVCIFVLSAVHPDKFSLVAQKMASYLRPGGMILFRDYGRYDLAQLRFKKGRCLSENFYARGDGTRCYFFTQDEIRQLMMSAGLEEVQNLVDRRLQVNRGKRLTMYRVWVQAKYCKPLQ comes from the exons atgtttttgaacataATGCATG ACCAGCCAGTTCGACTTCTGTGTGGATGCTGTATGCTTGGTGCTGGTTCTCGACTTCTTAGTCGATTAAAGAGGGTGACCACCACAGTAGGTGTTGATAATATCTTTCCAAGAGCACGACTTTATTGTGAAGACACTCAGTCACGTCGAAAACCTCAGGGAGGGGGGAGAATGCTGAGAAACTGGAATGATGTGTTTAAATATAATTCTTG gGACAATGTTGTATGGGATGATGCACAGGAAGCTGCTGCCAAGTCAAAAGTTGAAGAGAATTCAGAAGTTATGATGACtcctgaagaaataaagaaactggACCAAGAGGCTGCAGCTCATTGGGATGCTTTCTATGACATTCATCAGAATAG GTTCTTCAAAGACCGTAACTGGCTTTTTACTGAATTTCCAGAACTAGCGCAAACATACTGTGTACCTAGTAATTCATCCGAGGTATCCAGTATTAGTGAATCTCAGTGTGAAGAAAAGTTAAGTGAGGTGAAAAACACTATAAATGATACTAAGGCAGAAAGAACTAGTGTCTCAGAGGAAGATGTTAAGCCTTCAGGTAGTGTGGCAGTTGATGGTGAAGTAATAAATCAATCTTTGGTGAATGATTCAGACGAGTCCTTCCCAGGTGAACGGGCCAAGCTTCGCATTTTGGAAGTTGGTTGTGGTGTTGGGAATACTATATTTCCTATCTTGAAGACCAATAATTCTAAAGAGATATTTGTTTATGGCTGTGATTTTTCAAGCCAAGCAGTTGATATTGTCAAAGCTTCTGAAGACTATGAGAAAGACAG GTGCTTTGCATTTGTTTGTGACATAGCTGGTGATGAATGGAATGCTCCATTTCCAGAAGGTTCCCTGGATTTGATCGTGTGCATTTTTGTGTTGTCTGCTGTACATCCCGACAA gttCAGTCTAGTAGCCCAAAAGATGGCTTCATATTTAAGACCTGGAGGTATGATCCTTTTTAGAGACTACGGTCGATATGATCTTGCACAGTTGCGTTTTAAGAAGGGAAGGTGTCTTTCAGAAAATTTTTATGCACGTGGAGATGGAACGAGATGTTACTTTTTCACACAAG aTGAAATTCGTCAGTTAATGATGTCAGCTGGTTTAGAAGAAGTACAAAACCTCGTTGACAGACGACTGCAAGTTAACAGAGGGAAGCGCCTGACGATGTATAGGGTCTGGGTGCAGGCTAAATATTGTAAGCCTTTGCAGTAA
- the LOC135197698 gene encoding tRNA N(3)-methylcytidine methyltransferase METTL2-like isoform X2, whose protein sequence is MSSEEIDADSAEKRPQFGTRFLLDKKNVFEHNAWDNVVWDDAQEAAAKSKVEENSEVMMTPEEIKKLDQEAAAHWDAFYDIHQNRFFKDRNWLFTEFPELAQTYCVPSNSSEVSSISESQCEEKLSEVKNTINDTKAERTSVSEEDVKPSGSVAVDGEVINQSLVNDSDESFPGERAKLRILEVGCGVGNTIFPILKTNNSKEIFVYGCDFSSQAVDIVKASEDYEKDRCFAFVCDIAGDEWNAPFPEGSLDLIVCIFVLSAVHPDKFSLVAQKMASYLRPGGMILFRDYGRYDLAQLRFKKGRCLSENFYARGDGTRCYFFTQDEIRQLMMSAGLEEVQNLVDRRLQVNRGKRLTMYRVWVQAKYCKPLQ, encoded by the exons ATGTCATCGGAAGAGATAGATGCTGACTCTGCCGAAAAGAGACCTCAGTTTGGAACCAGGTTTTTACTAGAcaagaaaaatgtttttgaacataATGCATG gGACAATGTTGTATGGGATGATGCACAGGAAGCTGCTGCCAAGTCAAAAGTTGAAGAGAATTCAGAAGTTATGATGACtcctgaagaaataaagaaactggACCAAGAGGCTGCAGCTCATTGGGATGCTTTCTATGACATTCATCAGAATAG GTTCTTCAAAGACCGTAACTGGCTTTTTACTGAATTTCCAGAACTAGCGCAAACATACTGTGTACCTAGTAATTCATCCGAGGTATCCAGTATTAGTGAATCTCAGTGTGAAGAAAAGTTAAGTGAGGTGAAAAACACTATAAATGATACTAAGGCAGAAAGAACTAGTGTCTCAGAGGAAGATGTTAAGCCTTCAGGTAGTGTGGCAGTTGATGGTGAAGTAATAAATCAATCTTTGGTGAATGATTCAGACGAGTCCTTCCCAGGTGAACGGGCCAAGCTTCGCATTTTGGAAGTTGGTTGTGGTGTTGGGAATACTATATTTCCTATCTTGAAGACCAATAATTCTAAAGAGATATTTGTTTATGGCTGTGATTTTTCAAGCCAAGCAGTTGATATTGTCAAAGCTTCTGAAGACTATGAGAAAGACAG GTGCTTTGCATTTGTTTGTGACATAGCTGGTGATGAATGGAATGCTCCATTTCCAGAAGGTTCCCTGGATTTGATCGTGTGCATTTTTGTGTTGTCTGCTGTACATCCCGACAA gttCAGTCTAGTAGCCCAAAAGATGGCTTCATATTTAAGACCTGGAGGTATGATCCTTTTTAGAGACTACGGTCGATATGATCTTGCACAGTTGCGTTTTAAGAAGGGAAGGTGTCTTTCAGAAAATTTTTATGCACGTGGAGATGGAACGAGATGTTACTTTTTCACACAAG aTGAAATTCGTCAGTTAATGATGTCAGCTGGTTTAGAAGAAGTACAAAACCTCGTTGACAGACGACTGCAAGTTAACAGAGGGAAGCGCCTGACGATGTATAGGGTCTGGGTGCAGGCTAAATATTGTAAGCCTTTGCAGTAA